A window of Corallococcus macrosporus DSM 14697 contains these coding sequences:
- a CDS encoding M56 family metallopeptidase produces the protein MMDARYLHALEQALLGFLWQGAVVALAVAGLLSLTPQRAARTRYATACLGLVAMAALPVVTFLAALEEATRALSSGALESLPHVSVLTAVSAETAALADRPWTEALRPWLLPAWCCGVLLLSARTVLAWLVTHRMARNGTQAPAAPWRAALAQALGRVRMSRPVRLLASARVDVPMVIGLWRPLILVPAGAITGLTAAQLEAILAHELAHIRRHDYLVNLLQSFVETLLFYHPAVWWLSQRIREEREHCADDLAVQCCGDAVLYARALARIEELRLAPSPHPALGVGDGALLTRVRRLLAVPEGVTPRRSWRLASGLGSAVLAVALGTSQLPETAHANAPVNPPLHAEDAPLASQALLASAAPMHHLLVAPETFSAQARKAPQPIERPRAPADPRPARAPKPRPAAPAPLLIPDTGTIGRTELSRVPYSLDDEPAATGVAGAAAPRELEDALAEAASSHADEHASELPRVVVSAPAPERASAFVAAFKAMRAPALVKALRPGITPPRFVSGERIHLPNIAYGLQSQFGGFPKGAVVARCIITAKGSVTDCQPLQGLRGLEEGVIRTLSTWRYEPALLNGRPVAVRYVFDVWFTKDPGAGTSESRQLAGLDLSDVVSAAEPEACEDCDAFEFHSPTAQR, from the coding sequence ATGATGGACGCGCGTTATCTCCACGCCCTGGAGCAGGCCCTGCTCGGCTTCCTGTGGCAGGGCGCGGTGGTGGCCCTGGCGGTCGCGGGCCTCCTGTCCCTGACGCCGCAGCGCGCCGCGCGGACGCGCTACGCCACCGCGTGCCTGGGGCTGGTGGCCATGGCCGCGCTGCCGGTGGTGACGTTCCTCGCCGCGCTGGAGGAGGCCACCCGCGCCCTGTCGTCCGGCGCCTTGGAGTCCCTGCCCCACGTCAGCGTGCTGACGGCGGTCTCCGCGGAGACCGCGGCCCTGGCGGACCGCCCCTGGACGGAGGCGCTCCGCCCCTGGCTGCTGCCGGCGTGGTGCTGCGGCGTGCTGCTGCTCTCCGCCCGGACCGTGCTCGCCTGGCTCGTCACCCACCGGATGGCCCGGAACGGCACGCAGGCCCCGGCGGCGCCGTGGCGAGCGGCGCTGGCGCAGGCGCTGGGCCGCGTCCGCATGTCCCGCCCGGTGCGCCTGCTGGCCTCAGCGCGCGTCGACGTCCCCATGGTCATCGGCCTGTGGCGCCCCCTCATCCTCGTGCCGGCGGGCGCCATCACCGGGCTCACCGCCGCGCAGTTGGAGGCCATCCTCGCCCACGAGCTGGCCCACATCCGGCGCCACGACTACCTGGTCAACCTGCTCCAGTCGTTCGTGGAGACCCTGCTCTTCTACCACCCCGCCGTCTGGTGGCTGTCCCAGCGCATCCGCGAGGAGCGCGAGCACTGCGCGGATGACCTGGCCGTCCAGTGCTGCGGAGACGCCGTGCTGTACGCGCGCGCCCTGGCCCGCATCGAGGAGCTGCGCCTGGCGCCGTCCCCCCACCCCGCCCTGGGCGTGGGTGACGGCGCCCTGCTGACACGCGTGCGCCGGCTGCTCGCCGTGCCCGAGGGCGTCACCCCGCGCCGGTCCTGGCGGCTCGCCAGCGGGTTGGGCAGCGCGGTGCTCGCCGTGGCCCTGGGGACGTCGCAGCTCCCGGAGACCGCTCACGCGAACGCGCCGGTGAACCCGCCGCTCCACGCGGAAGACGCGCCCCTCGCCTCGCAGGCCCTCCTGGCCAGCGCCGCCCCGATGCACCACCTGCTCGTGGCCCCGGAGACCTTCTCCGCCCAGGCCCGGAAGGCGCCGCAGCCCATCGAGCGCCCCAGGGCGCCCGCCGACCCCCGGCCGGCGCGCGCGCCGAAGCCGCGTCCCGCCGCGCCCGCGCCCCTGCTCATCCCGGACACGGGGACGATTGGCCGCACGGAGCTGTCGCGGGTGCCCTACTCGCTCGACGATGAGCCCGCCGCGACGGGCGTGGCCGGAGCGGCCGCCCCGCGGGAGCTGGAGGACGCCCTGGCCGAGGCCGCGTCCTCGCACGCCGACGAGCACGCCAGCGAGCTGCCCCGGGTGGTGGTCTCCGCGCCCGCTCCGGAGCGCGCCTCCGCGTTCGTCGCCGCCTTCAAGGCCATGCGGGCGCCGGCCCTCGTCAAGGCGCTGCGGCCCGGCATCACCCCGCCCCGGTTCGTCTCCGGCGAGCGCATCCACCTGCCCAACATCGCCTACGGGCTCCAGTCGCAGTTCGGCGGCTTCCCGAAGGGCGCGGTGGTGGCCCGCTGCATCATCACCGCGAAGGGCTCCGTCACCGACTGTCAGCCCCTCCAGGGCCTGCGCGGCCTGGAGGAAGGCGTCATCCGCACGCTCTCCACCTGGCGCTATGAGCCCGCCCTGCTCAACGGCAGGCCCGTGGCGGTGCGCTACGTGTTCGACGTCTGGTTCACCAAGGACCCCGGCGCCGGCACGAGCGAGTCCCGGCAGCTCGCGGGGCTCGACCTCTCCGACGTGGTGAGCGCCGCGGAGCCGGAGGCGTGCGAGGACTGCGACGCCTTCGAGTTCCACAGCCCGACGGCGCAGCGGTAG
- a CDS encoding sensor histidine kinase — protein MSEPTPPSLPSVLVVDDNAAFLDNLEELLGDAGYAVRGASSCKAAHARARDGFDVALVDLRLPDGDGTALAAELKAASPDSEVVLLTGFATLETAVAAVRAGACAYLMKPCAPQELLLTLEQAMRQVRLHAEKRELARRAQVTEKLAAVGTMTAGLSHEIRNPLNAAALQLSVLERRVRRLPDGQQAPLLEPLLLVRDEIRRLDHILEDFLQFARPREFRPASVDVNELLRRVVDLLSGQAASRRVSLELTPREAPVPSVAGEEERLRQVLINLCLNALEATPAGGHVTLAAGHEGGRVWLTVDDSGPGVPQEVRDRIFEPFFTTKAQGSGLGLSIVHAIVTQHGGTLEVDTAPGGGARFILRLPLAG, from the coding sequence ATGAGCGAGCCCACGCCTCCGTCCCTCCCGTCCGTCCTGGTGGTGGATGACAACGCGGCCTTCCTGGACAACCTCGAGGAGTTGCTCGGGGATGCGGGCTACGCCGTCCGGGGCGCGTCCAGTTGCAAGGCCGCGCATGCGCGGGCCCGCGACGGCTTCGACGTGGCGCTGGTGGACCTGCGCCTGCCGGATGGCGACGGCACGGCGCTGGCCGCCGAGCTGAAGGCCGCGTCGCCGGACTCGGAGGTGGTGCTGCTCACGGGCTTCGCCACGCTGGAGACGGCGGTGGCCGCGGTCCGAGCGGGGGCGTGCGCCTACCTGATGAAGCCGTGCGCGCCGCAGGAGCTGCTGCTGACGCTGGAGCAGGCGATGCGGCAGGTGCGCCTGCACGCGGAGAAGCGCGAGCTGGCGCGGCGAGCGCAAGTCACGGAGAAGCTGGCGGCGGTGGGGACGATGACGGCCGGCCTGTCCCACGAGATTCGCAACCCGCTCAACGCGGCGGCGCTCCAGCTCTCCGTCCTGGAGCGGCGCGTGCGGCGGCTGCCGGATGGCCAGCAGGCGCCCCTGCTGGAGCCGCTGCTGCTGGTGCGCGATGAAATCCGCCGCCTGGACCACATCCTGGAGGACTTCCTCCAGTTCGCGCGGCCCCGCGAGTTCCGCCCCGCCTCCGTGGACGTGAACGAGCTGCTGCGGCGGGTGGTGGACCTGCTGAGCGGTCAGGCCGCGTCCCGCAGGGTGTCGCTGGAGCTGACGCCGCGAGAGGCCCCCGTGCCCTCGGTGGCGGGCGAGGAGGAGCGGCTGCGTCAGGTGCTCATCAACCTGTGCCTCAACGCGCTGGAGGCCACGCCCGCGGGAGGCCACGTCACGCTGGCGGCGGGGCACGAAGGCGGGCGCGTCTGGCTCACCGTGGATGACAGCGGCCCGGGCGTCCCCCAGGAGGTGAGGGACCGCATCTTCGAGCCCTTCTTCACCACGAAGGCCCAGGGCTCGGGCCTGGGGCTGTCCATCGTCCATGCCATCGTGACGCAGCACGGTGGCACGCTGGAGGTGGACACGGCGCCCGGTGGGGGCGCCCGCTTCATCCTCCGGTTGCCGCTGGCGGGCTAG
- a CDS encoding response regulator, with amino-acid sequence MRQYLLLDDNRAFAENLAEILRDAGDEATVVTSGDEAVRLASTTRFDALLTDMRMPGMSGADAVRHLRRVDPGLAAVVITAYPRQDDLETARREGLLAVLPKPVPIPTLVALLSGARRDGLVVLVEDDPALSDNLAELLRGRGFSCVTAASVLDADRILCAQPFAALVDLRVPGGPDGEALRRLRARFPRLPVFVITAYPDAAPLGEATGVFSKPFDPGALLQVLETVHAARPSHAP; translated from the coding sequence ATGCGCCAGTACCTCCTGCTGGATGACAACCGGGCCTTCGCGGAGAACCTCGCGGAGATTCTTCGCGACGCCGGGGATGAGGCCACCGTCGTCACCAGCGGGGACGAGGCCGTGCGCCTGGCGAGCACCACGCGCTTCGACGCGCTGCTGACGGACATGCGCATGCCCGGCATGAGCGGCGCGGACGCGGTGCGCCACCTCCGCCGCGTGGACCCGGGCCTGGCCGCCGTGGTCATCACCGCCTATCCGCGCCAGGACGACCTGGAGACGGCCCGGCGTGAAGGGCTGCTCGCGGTGCTGCCCAAGCCGGTGCCCATCCCCACGCTGGTGGCGCTGCTGTCCGGTGCCCGCCGGGATGGCCTGGTGGTGCTGGTGGAGGACGACCCGGCGCTGAGCGACAACCTGGCCGAGCTGCTGCGCGGGCGCGGCTTCTCCTGCGTGACGGCGGCCTCGGTGCTGGACGCGGACCGCATCCTCTGCGCGCAGCCCTTCGCGGCGCTCGTGGACCTGCGTGTGCCCGGGGGGCCGGACGGTGAGGCCCTGCGGCGGCTGCGCGCGCGCTTCCCGCGCCTGCCCGTGTTCGTCATCACAGCCTATCCCGACGCGGCGCCGCTCGGCGAAGCCACGGGCGTCTTCTCCAAACCCTTCGACCCGGGCGCGCTGCTGCAGGTGCTGGAAACGGTGCATGCGGCGCGGCCCTCCCACGCCCCATGA